Sequence from the Gemmatimonadota bacterium genome:
TCGGATCAACGCGTCCAATCCGTGTTCGGAATACATGTTCCTGGACGACTCCGCCTGCAACCTCGCATCGCTGAACCTGCTGAAGTTCCTGGATGAGGACGGCATTCTGGATGTAGAGGGGATCCGGCACGCGGTGCGGGTCTTCATTACCGCCCAGGACATTCTGGTGGATCTCGGTTCGTACCCGACGGAAGCCATCGCCCGGAACAGCCATGAGTACCGACCGCTCGGGCTGGGCTACGCGAATCTGGGTTCGCTGCTCATGGTGCTGGGGCTTCCGTACGACAGTGAGAAGGGCCGCGCGGTGGCTGCCGCCGTGACGGCCATCATGACCGGACACGCGTACCATGTTTCGGCGGAACTGGCGCGGCGGAAGAGCGCGTTCAAGGAGTATCGGAAGAACGCCACTTCGATGGACGATGTGATCCGGATGCACCGGGACCATGTGGGAGACATCGCCGACTGCTGCCCGGAGTACCTCCTGACCGCGGCGCGGGAGGACTGGGACCGGGCGGTGGCCGCCGGAGATGCGCACGGATACCGGAATGCGCAGGTCAGTGTTCTTGCGCCGACGGGAACCATCGGCTTCCTGATGGATTGCGACACCACCGGTGTGGAGCCGGACTTCGCGCTGGTGAAGTTCAAGAAGCTCGCGGGTGGCGGGAACCTCAAGATCGTGAACGGCTCGGTGCCGGAAGCGCTGCGCCGCCTGGGTTACACGGAGAACCAGATCGCCGACATCGAACTCTACATTCGCGGCACCATGACGCTCAAGGGCGGGCCGGGCATCAACCGGGAGTCGCTGCGTGAGAAGGGGCTGTCGGAAGAGGACCTGAAGAGCGCGGACGACGCGCTTCCGGGTTCGTTCGATCTGGAAGGGGCCGTCAGCCCCGGCACTCTCGGCGCGGACAGCATGGCCCGGATGGGGATTCCGGAGGAGCGATACACGAAGCCGGGCTTTTCGCTTCTGCGCGAACTCGGGTTCCCGCGGACGGTGATCGACCATGCCGGTGAAGTCATCTGCGGCCGCATGACCGTGGAAGGCGCCCCTCACCTGCGCGATCGGCACCTGCCCGTCTTCGACTGCGCCAGCCGGTGCGGGAAGAAGGGGAAGCGGCTGATCGAACCGGGCGGGCACCTGCGAATGATGGGTGCGGTGCAGCCGTTCCTGTCGGGCGCCATCTCCAAGACGGTGAATGTCCCGAACGAGACCACCACGGAGGGGATCGCGGATCTCTACCGGATGGGCTGGGAGATGGGGCTGAAGGCGGTGGCCATCTACCGAGATGGTTGCAAGGCCTCCCAGCCGCTTTCCGCGTCCAGCGGGGTTGTCGACGAGTCCGAGGATTCCGACGACGCGGTTCGGAGCGTGGCGCATCGCGTGCGTCTGCCCCGGAAGCGCGGCGGCTTCACGCAGGAGGCTCGCGTCGGCGGGCAGAAGGTGTACCTGCGGACGGGAGAGTATGAAGACGGACAGCTTGGCGAGATCTTCATCGACATGCACAAAGAGGGCGCCGCCTTCCGCAGCATGATGAACTGCTTCGCCATCTCCGTGAGCCTGGGGCTTCAGTACGGCGTGCCGTTGGAGGAGTTCGTGGATGTGTTCACATTCTCGCGCTTCGAACCGCAGGGGCATACGGACCACCCCAATGTGCGCTTCGCCACTTCCGTGGTGGACTTCATCTTCCGCGTGCTGGCCATGGAGTACCACGACCGCCACGATCTCGTGCAGGTGCCGCCGCCGGGCTCCTGTGAGACCGCGGAGGGCGGGCCTCCACAGCTTGAGGAAGCGGCCCCCGGGGAGGGTGCCGGGCCGGTGGAGCCCGCGGCGTCGGTGGTGGCGTCAGAGGGGGATTCCGGTTCGCATGGCTCCGGCAATGGAGCGACAAAGGCCGGGAACGGCGCCGAGAGCGCGGGGCCCGCGCGTGGCGAGGCAGTCGGAATGGAAGCGGGGATGGCGCTCCAGGGCGTGGAAGGACAGATCGCGCTCCTGATGAAGGACGCGCCCTTCTGCGATTCCTGCGGCCACCTGACGGTCCGGAGCGGCGCGTGCTACAAGTGCGTGAACTGCGGGCAGTCGATGGGCTGCTCCTGACGCGCGGCGCTTCTCAGGATCTGACGAGGCTTCTCAGGGTCTGAAGAGGCCTTGAGGGCTGGCCCGTTGGGCGCTTCCGGGGCGGGTTCGATCGGAGGGGGGGAGAGCTTCCCCGCCGAGGGTCGCGTCCGGCCCGCTTTCCGCCCCCTCGCCCTTCGGGAGCCGGGGACGATCCCAACGATCCCAACGAGAGCGGCCGCCTTACCCTCCGAGAATCCGTGCGGTCTGCGCCACGAGGAAGCAGACGACGATCCCGATCCCCAGCGGGAGTAGCGCGCCGAGCGTCGTCCACCTTGTGCTGCGGGTCTCCTTCCACATGGTGAGGATCGTGGTGGAGCAGGGATTGTGGAGCAGCGAGAAGAGCATGACGCAGGTGGCGGTGAGAAGCGTCCACTCGTGGCCGTCCACCAGGAGTGTCTGGAGTTCGGCGAGACTGTCGAGTTCGGTCATCCGGCCGACACCCATGTAAGCCATGATGATGGTCGGGACGACGATCTCGTTCGCGGGGATCGCGATGATGTACGCGAGCAGGATGACGCCGTCGAGTCCGAGGAGATGGCCGGCGGGGTCGAGGGCTGTGGCGAGGTGCGCCATGATGCTGGCGTCGCCGAGGTGGACATTGCCGAGAATCCAGGCAATCCCGCCGCACGGCGCGGCCATGATGATGGCGCGCCAGAGCACAAAGAGCGTGCGGTCGATGAGGGAGGTGTAGAAGATCCGGAGGAATCTGGGGCGGCGCCATGGCGGGAGCTCAAGCGTGAAGGCGGAGGCTTCGCCCTGAAGGACGGTGCGGGAGAGCCCCCACGAGACGGCGAGTGTGAAGCCGACCCCGAGGAGGACGACGCCGACGACGCTGCCCGCGGCGGCGAAGGACGCGGCGGCGGGGGACACGGTGGAGCCGACGAAGAGCGTGCCGAGGACGATGAGCGTGGGGAAGCGGCCGTTGCAGGGGACGAAGTTGTTCGTGAGGATGGCGATCAGACGCTCGCGCGGGGAGTCGATGACCCGCGTGGCGATGACTCCCGCCGCGTTGCAGCCGAAGCCCATGGCCATGGTGAGCGCCTGCTTCCCGTGGGCGCCGGAGCGACGGAACATCCAGTCGAGATTGAATGCGACGCGCGGCAGGTACCCCAGATCCTCCAGGAATGTGAACATGGGGAAGAAGATGGCCATGGGCGGGAGCATGACCGCGATCACCCACGCGAGTCCCAGATAGACGCCGTCCCAGAGGAATCCCGTGAGCCACCAGGGCGCGCCGAGCGACTGGAAGAGGGCGGTGCCCGCGTCTCCCAGACCGAAGAGGAGGTTTGCGAGCATGGAGGAGGGGTAGTTCGCGCC
This genomic interval carries:
- a CDS encoding vitamin B12-dependent ribonucleotide reductase, with translation MSGAGRTRSVADGGKKKGGAGTKRTRKKKGEGIGRRFSTPGTDCLADTEYERRRAEITARDGSVVFSMEDIEVPRDWSQLATDIVASKYFRKAGVPGAGRETSVRDLIGRVVRTIRAAGEDQGHYFSGIKEAESFEAELASLLITQRGAFNSPVWFNCGLWHEYGIDGSGGNFAWDAETDTFVRTSDAYSRPQSSACFIQSVSDDLMSIFQLAQNEARLFKYGSGTGTNFSALRGSREMLSGGGTSSGLMSFLEVLDRAAGATKSGGTTRRAAKMVCLDMDHPEIESFIDWKMKEEEKARILIEGGMDPDFNGEAYHTISGQNSNNSVRVTDEFMRAVEDDGSWTTRMRTTGETCDTYSARDLMDRVTHSAWACADPGMQFDSAINRWHTCKASGRINASNPCSEYMFLDDSACNLASLNLLKFLDEDGILDVEGIRHAVRVFITAQDILVDLGSYPTEAIARNSHEYRPLGLGYANLGSLLMVLGLPYDSEKGRAVAAAVTAIMTGHAYHVSAELARRKSAFKEYRKNATSMDDVIRMHRDHVGDIADCCPEYLLTAAREDWDRAVAAGDAHGYRNAQVSVLAPTGTIGFLMDCDTTGVEPDFALVKFKKLAGGGNLKIVNGSVPEALRRLGYTENQIADIELYIRGTMTLKGGPGINRESLREKGLSEEDLKSADDALPGSFDLEGAVSPGTLGADSMARMGIPEERYTKPGFSLLRELGFPRTVIDHAGEVICGRMTVEGAPHLRDRHLPVFDCASRCGKKGKRLIEPGGHLRMMGAVQPFLSGAISKTVNVPNETTTEGIADLYRMGWEMGLKAVAIYRDGCKASQPLSASSGVVDESEDSDDAVRSVAHRVRLPRKRGGFTQEARVGGQKVYLRTGEYEDGQLGEIFIDMHKEGAAFRSMMNCFAISVSLGLQYGVPLEEFVDVFTFSRFEPQGHTDHPNVRFATSVVDFIFRVLAMEYHDRHDLVQVPPPGSCETAEGGPPQLEEAAPGEGAGPVEPAASVVASEGDSGSHGSGNGATKAGNGAESAGPARGEAVGMEAGMALQGVEGQIALLMKDAPFCDSCGHLTVRSGACYKCVNCGQSMGCS
- a CDS encoding nucleoside recognition domain-containing protein, producing the protein MSRPLESPPTHPVLARADELQRGLGDRFRDRMVHSLFDEAERIARRATDAPDGARLDLDRRIDRLVTSPTLGLPLMVVVLATVFWLTIVGANYPSSMLANLLFGLGDAGTALFQSLGAPWWLTGFLWDGVYLGLAWVIAVMLPPMAIFFPMFTFLEDLGYLPRVAFNLDWMFRRSGAHGKQALTMAMGFGCNAAGVIATRVIDSPRERLIAILTNNFVPCNGRFPTLIVLGTLFVGSTVSPAAASFAAAGSVVGVVLLGVGFTLAVSWGLSRTVLQGEASAFTLELPPWRRPRFLRIFYTSLIDRTLFVLWRAIIMAAPCGGIAWILGNVHLGDASIMAHLATALDPAGHLLGLDGVILLAYIIAIPANEIVVPTIIMAYMGVGRMTELDSLAELQTLLVDGHEWTLLTATCVMLFSLLHNPCSTTILTMWKETRSTRWTTLGALLPLGIGIVVCFLVAQTARILGG